CACTACCATTAATAAGGTAAATAATATAGGAAATAATATACAAAGCAATACTCAAATATCAACATAGTATATGCAAATGGATATCCTCACAGTGCCTATTCTAGATGGACCATATGAACAGGAAAAAATAAGTAAATGTGCAAGAATCTATCAGCTACAAGCTGTTCCTTAATACTAACAAATGTAAAAAATGAGCAAATGTTTAACTAATAAGAATAGACAGACATTTATTAAATCCAACAGAAAGGTCTTAAAGAGACAGCAACAGAAACAAAAGTGGAGATTATTAAGGCCCTAAGAAATTATATTGGGCATAAGAGGGGAATAACAACCATACCTACCTAGACAAGGGTATTTAttcatcaatgaaaaaattgatgtCACATTACCTATTCATGCCCAAAGGACTGCGGGTCTAATTTtagtatccaaaatatttcttttctttACAAGATTTTATTTctgttgcctcctcttggtggtacCACTGCTAAATCTATGACTAGGATGGTTACATCAGCAATGCTTGTGAAGTGACTGTTGATGTGATTTTCAACCGCAGATTCTTTTACATAACGTGTGACATCACGTATATGTTCACCAAAATGCTTTCTGACCTCTCTAGAGGTATGGCCTACATATTGACTATTGCAAATTGCCATATGTGTGCCCATATTGGTCCAGAGAATACATTTGTTAGTAGCAGTACTAAACAAACCTATGACATTAATCACTATGCTAACTGTAGTAGTAATTTTGTTGTCTACCTTTTGACCTGCAATCTTTGCAATAGtcaatatgtaggccagacctctagAGAGGTCAGAAAGCGTTCTAGTGAACATACACGGCTCGCTCCTCctttgctgctaaacgactcatgtccattcagcaaggtacgagatctgttgctcagtatgccattgagttccgtacacttgccgcagaggtaggttggaacattgaagcccttgttgccgccttctttcatgggctctctgatgcgattaaagacgaagttactgccagagatttaccagaggatctcgaggcattggtgtcttttttgatcctaattgacatcagactcagagagaggctctctttcaaggagcgcttgcggaggcctcctgttccattgtctcctacatgttcgttcccacccatgcctccctctcctcccatgcttcctggtcccgagtcaccaggtactgctgagccgatgcagttgggattcacgcgtctctccatggcggagagggcctttaggcggagggaggggctctgcctctattgtgggttacaaggccatcttttgaagttttgtcctacacggccggaaaaacgctcacacctaaggtcctgttgggggcagacctttggtggtttatcctcatccccagaaccgctaaaggagaaacctttggtcacggttgtcctttcctgggtggactcctctatagtcacccaggctcttgttgataccggtgctgcgggctatttcattgacagtgcttttgcattaaagcactacattcctgttttgcctcggtccgttccgcttgctattgaggccattaatggcaggccccttcagcccgcactcgttactcgcgagaccgctccattatccatggctgttggggctcttcatttttaaaccctccagttccaggtgataaattctccgcattttccagttgttctgggttatccctggctccaaaagcacaatcccagtctcgactggcacaggtccgaaattttgttgtggtctccgcaatgtatttccacttgtcttcggaaaccagttaaagtcttgtgcacttcttcggtatctcaattgccagaggagtaccgagatttcctagacgtttttgacaaggtgcgtgccggtacgttgcctcctcaccggtcttacgattgtgccatagacctgcaacctggagccattcctccttcggggctgggtttaccctctgtctgttgtggagaattgtgctatggaggagtatgttgccgatgctctgtcgcgggggataatccgcaaatcctgctctcctgcaggggctgtcttcatctttgtgaagaaaagggtggcgagttaagaccatgcatcgattatagtggtcttaatcgtcttaccattaagaatgcttaccctattccgctcattacggaactctttgaccacctcaagggacctacggtcttttctaaacttgatttgagaggagcgtacaatctcgttaggatcaaggagggccacaaatggaaaacagcatttaacaccaggagcgggcattatgagtatcttgtaatgccctttggcctatgtaatgctcctgctgttttccaggaatttattaatgatgtcctacgagatatgttgcaacagtgtattgtggtgtatttagacgacaccCTTATACACTTacccacgcttgaggctcatcgttctgatgtaacacgggttcttcagagactatgtgagaatggcctgttttgtaaactcgagaaatgtgagtttcatcagactcaagtaaccttcctaggttatgttatctccgttgcagggttctccatggatcctgacaagttgtcctctcccagttggtcttcggtctattcaacgttttttggggttcaccaattactatagaaagtttattaaaaacttttcttccttggtcaaacctatcacagacatgacccgtaaagagaatgatccactccattggtcacctactgccattaaggcctttgatagtcttaagactgcctttgctgccgctccagttctggctcatcctaaccctgtcctgcttttcgttcttgaggtcgatgcgtctgagactggagtaggtgccctcttgtctcaacgtcctacgcctgatggtttcttgcatccgtgcggtttcttctctaagaaattgtctccagcagagtgcagtTATGAAAATAGCGACAGGGAATTaccggccataattttggcactcaaggaatggaggcatcttctcaagggtgcTAGAATaccagtgcttattcttactgaccacaagaatttaacttatctatctgaagcaaaacgtttgtcgccccgacaggccagatgggctctatttttgtctcggtttaattatgtggtttcctagctgccaggtagtaagaatgttaggcctgatgccctctcttgacaattttcgcctctgtccaaggaggagtctgtacctactccagttatactgcctgaccatattttggctaccatacgtactaatttgacttctcccttgggggaggagatcctggctgcacaaaccaatgcacctcctgagaaacctagaggtaagtgttttgttcctgagactcaactaactaaatttttacaaacttaccactatcctaaagccgcaggtcacccaggcaagaaccaaatgatttggtgtgtcactcgacaattctggtggccatgtCTTCGTTTTgctgttgctgcgtatgttgcctcctgctcagtttgtgcacagaataagactcctcgacatcttcctgtgggtcttcttcaacctattgctaatggtgagcatccttggacacatctttccatggacttcattgtcgagctccctgtttccaatgttatccttatggtggttaaccgtttttctaaaatgtcacaatgcattcccttgaagaagctgcctaccgctcaggagcttgcttcaatttttgcccgggaggtcttccgtttacatgggtttacATGagtcattgttctatgcagcgccaaaagttccaggctgatcgtaggcgtctgcccgcgccttcctaccaggttggtgacagggtttggctgtcttcctgcaacttgaaccttcgtgtgccttccaataaactggctccccattatgttggtcctttttgaatactctgatgggtcaatcatgtggcctacgctcttgaccttcctcctgcaatgcgcatctccaatgtttttcatgtctccctcttgaaaccattggtttgtaatcggtttaccactatgttgtctcgtccccgtcctatctttgttgacaaccatgaagaacatgaggtcagcagcattatttactctcgtatatgtccaggggccgcgtacagtatttggttcactggaggggttacggtccggaggagcgttcatgggttccctcctctgaggttcatgctcccgccctcctctgtgccttccatgcccgtttccctaataagccttttgtactccagcgggggaggggtcgttgaggggagggtactgtcagggttttttcactgctttgttttccatgtgctgctggcagccattttactcacctctcttgctgactctggtgcatagtgtgtgatgctgctcatttcctgcatgcccttttatggccagactggtgtacatcatccatgtgagacaggttgcagtctcagaattgtgatgtcatcacttattatttaaagggcctctgttcattatgctttgcccttgcgttgtctcagacctgtttgtgagagttcatgttcctgtgtattaccttgctgtctgacgtccctcctggttccttatccctggcttgttcctgactctgctgttctccttgttcctgattctggctcgtctgactacttgctttggctcctggctcggctcgtctgactattcgttttggctcctgactcggctcgtctgactaccagctctggttttgactcctggcttgttatttgacttgtggacttttttttattattttttgctattaataaaggtgtgattatttttgcacttctcgtctcagtctgattcctggcaccctgacacatatcCAGATAGCGCTATTACAGTCTGTCTATTTTAATCCACATCTTTTGCCTAGTATGGGTTAATTATTTCCGGTTTGGTGTATTAATAGCATTGCATTGTTCTCATgtgttatgtctatgagtaagcgcctgtagggggcgttaAACACGTCAGACGCCTGTCTTTGTCCTCCACCATGTCTGTCTGACACTGCACTTATTGTGCCCTTCATTTATTTGTCCATTTTTGCCTTTTTTGTCATGTTTTGTATTTTTACGTCTTCTGATCTTTTTACAATAAACGAAGGATTTTTGTTGCTCCTGTGGTAGTGGTTTCTACATTCTTTCTACCtgaagattctttcttactcatgttccaacaaaccctgtgaaggctcaggcttttctgaagtgtgtttcagacctagagctttcaggggtgattgtaccagttcctcagcataatcagggattgggtttctattcaaatccattcattgtcccaaaaagaaagattctttcagaccaatcctggatctgaaaactttaaattgttttgtaagagtcccaactttcaagatggtgactataaggactattctaccttttgttcagcaaggtcatttcatgtccacaattgaCTTACAGGACGCTtgtcttcacattctgattcatccagaccactatcgttttctaaaattctgtttttctagacaagcattaccaatttgtcgctcttccatttgacctagcaacagcaccaagaattttcttgaaggttctgtgtgtccttctatctgtaatcagagagcagggtattacggagtttccttatttggacgatatcttggtactaactcaatcttttcatttagcagaatctcacacgaaaaaaactaatgttgtttcttcaaagacatggttggaggatcaatttaccaaagagtttcttgattcctcagacaaaggtcaccttcttaggtttccagatagattcagtgtccatgactcttactctaacagacaagagacaaatgaaattgttcttagcttgtctaaaccttcagtctctatcattcccttcagtggctatgtgcatggaagttttaggtctcatgattgcagcattggacgcgatcccctttgctagttttcatatgagacctctacagctttgcatgttgcaccagtggtgcagggattatacacagttgatatacttaaattccaacactttactctctctgacttggtggttaaacaatcaccttattgttcaaggggcctcttttgttcgtccttcctgggctGTGATCACAACCTATGCAAGTCTtagaggttggggagctgtatggggtctctgacagcactaggggtttggaatcctcaagaggcgaggttaccaatcaatattttagaactctgctattttcagaactcttcaggcttggcctctattgaagagagaactttaaatttgttttcaaacagacaatatcgcaacagtggcatatgtcaatcatcaaggggggactcacagtcctttagcaatgaaagaagttttgctgatactttcttgggcgtaatccaactcttgtcaaatctctgtgattcatatcccaggtttagataattgggaagcggattacctcagccttcattctctacatccgggggagtggtctctccatcaagatgtgttttttcaacttgtacaaatgtgggatcttccagaaatagatctgatggcctctcgtctgaacaagaaacttcccacatacctttccaggtccaggtatCCTCGGCCAGAaattatagatgctctagcagttccctggttttaccaacctgcttacatttttccacctctggttcttcttctaaAGGTGATCTCAAatttcataatggaacaatcttatgtgtttttgatagcaccagcatgcactcacaggttttggtatgcggaccttatctgaatgtccagttgccagcctttgttacttcctataagaccagaccttctgtttcaaggcccagttttccatcagggtctcagatctctaaatttgaaggcatggaaattgaacgcttagttcttaatcatagaggtttctctgactcagttattaacactatgatacaggcttgtaagtctgtttcaagtaagatttgtcatagggtttggaaaacctatatttagtGTTCcaatcatgattattcttggcatttttttagaattcctaagattctatagtttcttcaggatggtttggataaaggtttgtctgccaataatttgaaaggacaaatctctgctctttctgttttatttcacagaaagatttctaatcttcctgatgttcactgtttcgtacaggctttgactcatatcaaacctgttattaaatctgtcTCTCATCCTTGGAATCTAAATTTGGTATTatagactttgcaggctccttttgagcctatccattctttggacattaaactactttcttggaaagtgttatttctatttgctatctcttctgctagaagagtttctgaattatgtgCTCTGTCTTGCGAGTTTCCTTATCTGATTCTccatcaagataaagttgttttgcggactttgtttacatttttgccaaAAGTtttgaattattgttccttccttgtgtcctaatcctaagaatactcttggaagatctttacattctttggatgtggtaagagctttgaaatattatgttgaggctactaaagacttctagtctatttgttatttttttctggttctagaaaaggtcagaaagtctttgccatttctttggcatcttgtttgaaacttctgattcacaaagcttatttggaggcagggcagtctccgtCCTCAGAGAATAACCGTTCATTCTAAAAATAAGTTACCACATCTTGgactttaaagaatgaagcttgattgatccattttttttaaaaaaaggttcttcaggcagctgtctcagtttgattctagtgcctatgatttaagtttttgaatttttaagaaaacttaattattattttttttatttattttctcagtggaaatagatgtttttattttatccctccctctatagttacatcttgggtattatatcccatcagttacTAGCTTGTGgactcgccacctatatgaaagaaaacttaatttatgtaagaatttacctgataaattaatttctttcatgttgaggagagcagtgtgcggcatatggtctgagcactgacaggctgaccctcaacctcttcaacctctgcagcaatgctggcagcattgatatgtctatttcccaaacacaacctctggatatgacgctgagcatgtgcacttaacttctttggttgaccatgtcgAGGCCTGTCCTGAGTGGAACATGTCCtgcgaaaccgctgtatggtcttgcccactgtgctgcagctcagtttcggggtcttggcaatcttcttatagccaagtccatctttatgtagagcaacaattatttttttcagatcctcagagagttcttcgccatgaggtgccatgttgaacttccagtgatcagtatgcgagagtgtgagagcaataacaccaaatttaacacacctgctacccattcacaactgagaccttgtaacactaacgagtcacatgacaccggagagggaaaatggctaattgggcccaatttgggcatttccacttagggatgtactcattttttgttgccaacggtttaaacattaatggctgtacactcactaccttacattgtagcaaagtgccatttcttcagtgttgtgtcacatgaaaagaaataataaatctATAGTAAATCAatacatttttgcataggaaattagcacattgaGGCAAGTTCCCcatttgcttttccccagtaaaactccatgtacatggttaccaatgcacaagaggattctgggtaatatgcaaattagatatgcaaaatctcggattttttgctttaaatactgttttaacacagcgatcccttaatatGGTTATTTGCAGCAATACAGAAgccactgctagacagcctgttttgttctttttagaactcttcagtagcagatagatttctgattgcttcttaagtaaagctaatttcagggttaaatcaaaattcattaaaattatggtggagataaaaatctgagattaaaatcctccatatttcaaaagtaaatcaatacaaaaattttgcataggaaattagcacattcaGGCaaagagttccaaaaagaactgaagagttccaaaaagaacaaaacaggctgtctagcagtggtttctgtattgctgcaaataaccctattaagggatcactgtgttaaaacagtatttgaagcaaaaaatctgagattttgtatatctaatttgcatatcttacccaaaatcctcttgtgcattggtaacagtgtacatggagttttactgggaaaAAAGCAAAtggggaacttgcctggatgtgctaatttcctatacaaaaattgtgtattgatttacttttgagacataaaGGATttcaatctcagatttttatctccaccataattttaatgaattttgatttaaccctgaaattagctttacctaagcagcaatcagaaatcaaaaaatattgataatccctttattacccattccctggttatgcataaccaacacggttatattaatataccttttacctctgtgattaccttgtatctaagcctcttctcacaacccccttatcacatgactgtttattatctattgacttgcatttcaggcatttactgctaattcttaaataactccatgtgcgtgagcacaacgttatctgtatagcacacatgaacgtatgccctctagctgtgaaaaactgtcaaatgcattcagataagatgcagccttcaagggcttagaaattagcatatgagcctaactaggttaagctttcaactaagaataccaagagaacaaagcaaatttgattataaaagtaaattggaaagctgtttaaaattgcatgtcctatctgaatcatggaggtttaattttgactagactgtccctttaacggttttAAGTAAACaaaacagattatattttaaacacatttagtAAAACTATACTATTAGCAGATTTAcaaaagaaatatgttttttttcttaattgctttttaggttgttgtttttttttgcaaataataaGAGGGTGGTTGGTAAGTGATTCTAATGTGTTTTGCTACATCTGTACAATATTTGTATTGGAGAtcttataaaaaataaagtatttaatttgataattctttttttaatgcttgctataaaataaataaaacattttacttaATGTCTAGCAAACTGCCCTGAACCTTTAGCATGGAGCTGGAGAAAGGTGTAGGGGTCATAGCTTGCCCCTTACTCTTGTGGTAGCCATTCATTCAGAACAGTTCAAATGTcctcaaaatataataattatgtaattaataattaacacTTTTCCCATTATATTTATCAACAGGTGAATTTAAAAACTGCAGTAATCCTAGTCATGGTGAACATACCGATACTTTGGTCaatcttcttcaaaatcaaagaagccgTGTTGAAAATGTATGCTCTGAATATCGGGAAGGTTTTACcaggaaatcaaatattttaaGACCTCAGAAAAGTCATACAGGGAAGAAAGCAATTTCATGTTCTGACTGCGGaaaatgttttactgagagatcaaatcttattagacatcagaaaattcattcaggaCAGAAAGCATTTTTATGTACtaattgtgggaaatgttttgctgaGAAAGCAAATCTTATTAAGCatgagaaaattcatacaggagagaaagcattttcgtgttctaattgtgggaaatgttttactgagaAATCAACTCTTGttaagcatcagaaaattcatacaggagagaaagcatatttatgttctgaatgtgggaaatgttttgctcagaAGCCACATCTTATTtcgcatcagaaaactcatacaggagaaaaagcattttcatgttttgaATGTAGGAAATGTTTTGCTAGGAAAGCAACTCTTATTAAGCATCAGacaactcatacaggagagaaagcattttcatgttctgaatgtggaaaatgttttactcagaaagaaACTCTTAAAAGGCATAAGAAAATTCATACAGGCGAAAAAGAATTTCTGTGTTCTCAATGTGGGAAATGTGATTCTCGGAAAACCGATCTTAATAATCATGAGAAAATTCATATTAAAAGAAATCTGGAAGATCAGAGcatgacttcttaaagggacagtgtacactaataaTTCCCcccctttaatgttttcccaattatccattttacctacttgaGTGTTTTAAATTTTGTACAAATAGCTTTTATCCTTTCTTTTCttgtttgaaatagctgattttgcctatcgTTTTCCCTCCTATACTaaacatttctgaacttaaagggacagtgtacaccaattttcacataactgcatgtaatagacactattataaagaataatatgtacagatactgatataaaaatccagtataaaacctacttcgaagctcccagtttagctctgttgaaaaggttagctggaacacccactgaaagtggttgtataccaaCAAGAGA
This genomic stretch from Bombina bombina isolate aBomBom1 chromosome 4, aBomBom1.pri, whole genome shotgun sequence harbors:
- the LOC128657391 gene encoding oocyte zinc finger protein XlCOF6.1-like, which codes for MSDKTKNQTSDLPDVHRDEDYSDVVKDEITEDLCLTCQVGDPDEETSDSISSDEDNADVVTFVITEDLCGRQQLGATDEETRDIIRQDEDKADIVKAEITEDLCVRQQLESPDEETRDIIKREADNADVVKVEIKEDLYTCDQVKTEEDEVPINTTTGEFKNCSNPSHGEHTDTLVNLLQNQRSRVENVCSEYREGFTRKSNILRPQKSHTGKKAISCSDCGKCFTERSNLIRHQKIHSGQKAFLCTNCGKCFAEKANLIKHEKIHTGEKAFSCSNCGKCFTEKSTLVKHQKIHTGEKAYLCSECGKCFAQKPHLISHQKTHTGEKAFSCFECRKCFARKATLIKHQTTHTGEKAFSCSECGKCFTQKETLKRHKKIHTGEKEFLCSQCGKCDSRKTDLNNHEKIHIKRNLEDQSMTS